In a genomic window of Porphyromonadaceae bacterium W3.11:
- a CDS encoding 3-oxoacid CoA-transferase subunit B — protein MELDKNQIREVIAKRVALELKDGDVVNLGIGLPTMVPNFLPENVKVMLQSENGLIGMGGAPAEGEVDEDFVNAGGGYITTVPEAATFDSATSFGIIRGGHVDVSILGALEVDENGDLANWIIPGKMAPGMGGAMDLLVGTKKVILAMTHTAKGGAHKILKKCSLPLTAKGQVDLIVTELGVIEVRKGEGLWVTELREGVTREEIQSATGAELHFDPNCTTMRQ, from the coding sequence ATGGAATTAGACAAAAATCAAATCAGAGAGGTAATCGCAAAACGTGTTGCACTCGAATTGAAAGACGGTGACGTCGTCAATCTAGGTATTGGACTACCAACAATGGTTCCAAATTTCTTGCCTGAGAATGTAAAAGTAATGCTTCAGAGCGAAAATGGTCTCATCGGTATGGGTGGTGCCCCAGCAGAAGGAGAAGTAGATGAAGACTTTGTAAATGCTGGAGGTGGATATATAACAACAGTACCAGAGGCAGCTACATTTGATAGTGCTACCTCATTTGGTATTATTCGTGGTGGTCACGTAGATGTTAGTATCCTTGGTGCTCTGGAAGTGGATGAGAATGGTGACCTTGCTAACTGGATCATCCCTGGAAAGATGGCTCCTGGTATGGGTGGTGCTATGGATCTTTTGGTAGGAACCAAAAAGGTTATTTTAGCGATGACTCATACTGCTAAAGGTGGAGCTCATAAGATTCTTAAGAAATGTAGTTTGCCACTTACAGCAAAAGGTCAGGTTGACCTTATTGTCACTGAGTTAGGTGTTATTGAAGTACGTAAGGGTGAGGGACTATGGGTCACAGAGCTTCGTGAAGGAGTTACTCGTGAAGAAATTCAAAGTGCTACAGGTGCAGAGCTTCACTTTGACCCTAACTGTACCACAATGCGTCAGTGA
- a CDS encoding OAM dimerization domain-containing protein, giving the protein MSGGLYSTDSKDFDRTLDLTKVKPYGDTMNDGKVQLSFTLPVPKGAEAEEAAKLMLREMGFQNPMVVFSKELAEGYTFFNCYGNTTHTVDYSNIYVPKVESTTMSMEETDEYIRTHIGKPIKVLGASTGTDAHTVGIDAIMNMKGFAGHYGLERYDMLEARNLGSQVPNDEFIATAIEFGADALLISQTVTQKDVHIKNLTEFIELLEAEGLRDKMIVCCGGPRISHELAKELGFDAGFGANTYADDVASFIVQEYCRRHEK; this is encoded by the coding sequence ATGAGCGGAGGTTTATATTCAACAGATAGTAAAGATTTTGATAGAACCTTAGACTTAACTAAGGTAAAGCCCTACGGGGATACAATGAATGATGGTAAGGTTCAGTTAAGTTTTACCTTACCTGTCCCTAAGGGTGCTGAGGCAGAGGAGGCTGCAAAGCTAATGCTGCGTGAGATGGGTTTTCAGAATCCCATGGTGGTATTCTCTAAAGAGTTGGCTGAGGGATACACATTCTTTAATTGTTATGGAAATACCACTCATACGGTCGATTATTCAAATATTTATGTACCAAAAGTGGAGTCCACTACGATGAGTATGGAGGAAACGGATGAGTATATAAGAACTCACATCGGTAAGCCGATCAAAGTGTTGGGTGCGAGTACAGGTACAGATGCTCATACAGTAGGTATTGATGCCATCATGAACATGAAGGGCTTTGCTGGTCATTACGGACTAGAGCGTTATGATATGCTGGAGGCACGTAATCTCGGTAGTCAGGTGCCAAATGATGAATTTATAGCTACAGCTATTGAGTTTGGTGCGGATGCATTATTGATATCTCAGACGGTGACTCAGAAGGATGTACATATCAAGAACCTGACGGAGTTTATTGAGCTCCTAGAAGCTGAGGGACTAAGAGATAAGATGATAGTATGCTGTGGAGGACCACGTATCTCCCATGAACTTGCTAAGGAACTAGGCTTTGATGCTGGTTTTGGTGCCAATACTTATGCTGATGATGTGGCATCCTTCATCGTGCAGGAGTATTGTCGTAGACATGAAAAATAA
- a CDS encoding lysine 5,6-aminomutase subunit alpha, which produces METSKLGIDFKKVEAARMSAHTIAKDVQGFVDRYTTVAVERTLSRFLGIDNVDDNGVPLPNVVVDHLKSQDALGNGVLFYLANAMAATGKTPQELAEGVADGSINLTHFDPISEEEVANELEPYIKKGMERIAEKRARRNHYLETIGEGPKPYLYVIVATGNIYEDVVQAQAAARQGADVIAVIRTTGQSLLDYVPYGATTEGFGGTFATQENFRIMRKALDEVGEEVGKYIRLCNYCSGLCMPEIAIMGALEGLDMMLNDALYGILFRDINMKRTIIDQYTSRVINGFAGVIINTGEDNYLTTADAIEEAHTVLASDFINEQFALMAGLPEDQMGLGHAFEMDPETHDGFLLELAQAQLIREIFPKAPLKYMPPTKFMTGNIFRGHIQDALFNMIGIWTQQGIQLLGMPTEAIHTPFMSDRYLSIENARYIFNNMSSIGKDIEFKENGIIQSRAKEVLEKTTVLLDEIKNEGLFSALSKGIFADIKRPEDGGKGLDGVKPKGDRYYNPVLELMKNFRIEGKL; this is translated from the coding sequence ATGGAAACGAGTAAGCTAGGAATTGATTTCAAAAAAGTAGAGGCTGCTAGGATGTCTGCACATACCATTGCAAAAGATGTGCAGGGATTCGTGGATCGATATACTACAGTGGCTGTTGAGCGTACGCTTTCCCGCTTTTTGGGAATAGATAATGTTGATGACAATGGGGTGCCATTGCCGAATGTAGTAGTTGATCATCTTAAGTCGCAGGACGCTCTAGGTAATGGTGTGCTTTTTTATCTTGCAAATGCGATGGCCGCTACCGGAAAGACGCCACAAGAGTTGGCAGAAGGTGTTGCTGATGGGTCGATTAATCTGACACACTTCGACCCGATCTCTGAAGAAGAGGTGGCAAATGAGCTAGAGCCTTATATTAAGAAGGGGATGGAGCGTATTGCAGAGAAGAGAGCGAGGAGAAATCATTACTTAGAAACAATAGGTGAGGGTCCAAAGCCTTACCTATATGTGATTGTAGCAACAGGTAATATCTATGAGGATGTGGTACAAGCACAGGCAGCTGCTAGACAAGGGGCAGATGTTATTGCAGTGATTAGGACGACTGGGCAGAGTCTTCTTGATTACGTACCTTATGGTGCTACGACAGAGGGATTTGGAGGAACTTTCGCAACTCAGGAGAACTTCCGCATCATGCGTAAGGCTCTTGATGAAGTGGGCGAAGAAGTTGGAAAATATATACGTCTTTGTAACTACTGTTCTGGACTCTGTATGCCAGAGATTGCTATCATGGGGGCTCTGGAAGGTCTGGATATGATGCTTAATGATGCTCTTTATGGTATCCTATTCCGTGATATCAATATGAAGAGGACCATTATTGACCAGTACACTTCTCGTGTGATCAATGGATTTGCAGGCGTTATCATTAATACAGGGGAGGATAATTATCTGACCACTGCAGATGCTATTGAAGAGGCTCACACAGTTCTTGCCTCCGACTTTATCAATGAGCAGTTTGCACTTATGGCTGGTTTGCCAGAGGACCAAATGGGACTTGGACATGCCTTTGAGATGGATCCCGAAACACATGATGGATTTTTACTAGAGCTAGCACAAGCTCAGTTGATTCGTGAGATCTTCCCAAAAGCTCCACTTAAATATATGCCACCTACGAAGTTCATGACTGGTAATATTTTCCGTGGTCATATACAAGATGCTCTATTTAATATGATAGGAATCTGGACTCAACAGGGGATCCAATTATTGGGTATGCCTACCGAGGCTATACACACACCATTCATGAGCGATAGATACTTGTCTATCGAAAATGCTCGTTATATATTCAATAATATGTCCTCAATCGGTAAGGATATTGAATTTAAAGAGAATGGGATTATCCAGAGCCGTGCTAAAGAGGTTTTGGAAAAGACAACTGTACTTCTAGATGAGATTAAGAATGAAGGACTTTTCTCCGCACTTTCTAAAGGGATTTTTGCTGATATTAAGCGTCCAGAAGATGGAGGTAAAGGTCTGGATGGGGTTAAGCCAAAAGGAGATCGCTACTATAATCCTGTCCTAGAATTGATGAAGAACTTTAGAATTGAAGGTAAGTTATGA
- a CDS encoding DNA mismatch repair protein MutS, translated as MKDFRNTLEQFSALLFVSQDVEFCSSLGRHAMLDAPWLDSIDGINENLNKVERFYGYMTDASQEKGIEELELVLSELVNINGSIQTIKQTDSICSDVDFFEIKKLAIVEEKVRQLSSDYGFELESKPALTKVLEVLDPLAQRLPTFYLSSDFDPQLGLLRKKQEQSKSDEEQSKIAEEIAKLEDSVRARLTKQLSASADDLMSVLRAFSQDILALGKARWAIEIGAVRPIPREKGRSVIKNVIHPEVKSSLEKRGLEFQPVSIDFLSEPTLITGANMAGKSVLLSSIALLQLLMQYGWYVPAEYAELVMVDEVMLSVGDGQDLSNGLSSFGAEMLRMDAIVKMVKAGRRVLALVDEPARSTNPTEGHALVMGLVQLLKNYQVRAIITTHYSNINIDVRRWRVKGFVEDRLVQPLRINQLNQCIDYSLEEDVLETVPQEAFRIARILGVDEELLEMCKVE; from the coding sequence ATGAAGGATTTTCGGAATACACTGGAGCAGTTTTCTGCATTGCTTTTTGTCTCCCAAGATGTTGAGTTTTGCTCATCTCTAGGGCGACATGCTATGTTGGATGCTCCATGGTTAGATTCAATTGATGGTATTAATGAAAATCTGAATAAAGTGGAGCGATTCTATGGATACATGACTGATGCTTCTCAAGAGAAAGGGATTGAGGAGCTGGAGCTTGTATTATCAGAATTAGTTAATATTAATGGATCTATACAGACGATCAAGCAGACTGATAGTATATGCAGTGATGTTGATTTCTTTGAGATTAAGAAGTTGGCTATCGTTGAAGAGAAGGTTCGTCAACTCTCTAGTGATTATGGTTTTGAACTAGAGAGCAAACCAGCTCTTACGAAAGTATTAGAGGTCTTAGATCCATTAGCTCAACGTCTTCCTACATTTTATCTCTCTTCAGATTTTGACCCCCAGTTAGGTCTATTGAGAAAAAAGCAAGAACAATCGAAGAGTGATGAGGAACAAAGTAAGATAGCTGAAGAGATAGCAAAGTTGGAAGATTCTGTAAGGGCCAGACTTACAAAACAATTATCAGCTTCAGCCGATGATTTGATGAGTGTCCTGAGGGCTTTTTCACAAGATATACTGGCATTAGGAAAGGCTAGGTGGGCGATAGAAATAGGTGCGGTACGTCCTATTCCTAGAGAAAAGGGTAGAAGTGTCATTAAGAACGTAATTCATCCAGAGGTGAAATCATCTTTGGAGAAGAGAGGCTTGGAATTCCAACCTGTATCAATAGACTTCCTATCCGAACCTACCTTGATTACTGGGGCTAATATGGCTGGAAAGAGTGTGTTACTTTCCTCTATCGCCTTATTGCAGTTATTGATGCAGTATGGATGGTATGTCCCTGCTGAATATGCAGAGCTTGTGATGGTAGATGAGGTGATGCTATCCGTTGGCGATGGCCAAGATCTCTCGAATGGTCTTTCATCTTTCGGTGCTGAAATGTTGAGGATGGATGCTATCGTGAAAATGGTAAAAGCTGGGAGGAGGGTGTTAGCCTTAGTCGATGAGCCTGCAAGAAGTACCAATCCGACTGAAGGACATGCATTAGTCATGGGGCTAGTACAATTATTAAAGAACTATCAAGTAAGAGCCATTATTACAACCCACTATAGTAATATAAATATAGATGTTAGACGATGGCGAGTAAAGGGATTCGTAGAAGATAGACTGGTACAACCTCTGAGAATTAATCAGCTGAATCAGTGTATTGATTATTCTTTGGAGGAAGATGTGTTGGAGACTGTGCCACAAGAGGCCTTTAGGATAGCACGCATTTTGGGAGTGGATGAGGAATTACTTGAAATGTGTAAAGTAGAATAA
- the ablA gene encoding lysine 2,3-aminomutase: MNCSRRKLYFPNVSDEDWNSWHWQVKNRIETLEDLKKYVKLTPEEEEGVRDSLKSIRMAITPYYLSLIDPDDPHDPVRKQSIPTADELVINPEDQLDPLSEDEDSPVPGLTHRYPDRVLFLITDMCSMYCRHCTRRRFAGQKDTASPMERIDKAIEYIANTPEVRDVLLSGGDALLVSDERLEYIFQKLRAIPHVEIIRIGSRAPVVLPQRITPELVEMISKYHPVWLNTHFNHPNEITAESKLACERLANAGVPLGNQSVLLRGINDCPHVMKKLVHELVKIRVRPYYIYVCDLSRGIGHFRTPVSKGIEIIESLRGHTSGYAVPTFVVDAPGGGGKIPVMPNYVISQGPHRVVLRNYEGVITTYTEPKDYVASECHCPECESQQKDGVASLLAGNRLSLEPDHLARKERVKRRNQNN, from the coding sequence ATGAATTGTAGTAGAAGAAAATTATACTTTCCTAATGTTTCAGATGAGGATTGGAACAGTTGGCATTGGCAGGTAAAGAATAGAATAGAGACACTAGAAGACCTTAAGAAATATGTGAAGCTTACTCCTGAAGAAGAGGAGGGCGTTCGTGACTCATTGAAGTCTATCCGAATGGCTATAACTCCATATTATCTTAGCTTGATAGATCCTGACGATCCTCATGATCCAGTGAGAAAGCAGTCCATCCCAACAGCTGATGAGTTGGTAATCAACCCTGAGGACCAATTAGACCCACTAAGCGAGGATGAAGATTCTCCAGTACCAGGATTGACTCACCGTTATCCAGATAGAGTGCTGTTCTTGATCACCGATATGTGTTCAATGTATTGCCGTCACTGTACTCGTCGTCGCTTTGCAGGTCAGAAGGACACTGCATCTCCAATGGAGAGAATAGACAAGGCTATTGAATACATAGCAAATACACCTGAGGTAAGAGATGTGCTCTTATCAGGAGGAGATGCCCTATTGGTAAGTGACGAAAGACTTGAATATATTTTCCAAAAGTTACGTGCTATTCCTCACGTAGAGATTATACGGATTGGTTCTCGTGCTCCTGTTGTGCTCCCACAGCGTATAACTCCAGAGTTGGTGGAGATGATTTCAAAGTATCACCCTGTATGGCTTAATACTCACTTTAACCATCCTAATGAGATTACAGCTGAATCAAAATTGGCTTGCGAGAGACTAGCTAATGCAGGCGTCCCACTAGGTAACCAATCTGTACTCCTAAGAGGTATTAATGACTGTCCTCATGTCATGAAGAAGCTAGTGCATGAGCTAGTGAAGATCAGAGTTCGCCCATATTACATTTATGTATGTGACCTCTCTCGTGGTATTGGACACTTCCGTACTCCAGTATCTAAGGGAATTGAGATTATTGAGAGCTTAAGAGGCCATACCTCAGGCTATGCAGTACCTACATTCGTAGTGGATGCTCCTGGTGGTGGTGGTAAGATTCCAGTCATGCCAAATTATGTGATCTCTCAAGGACCTCACAGGGTAGTTCTTCGTAACTATGAGGGTGTAATTACTACTTATACAGAGCCTAAGGACTATGTGGCTTCAGAGTGTCACTGTCCTGAGTGTGAGAGCCAGCAGAAAGATGGTGTGGCATCCTTATTGGCAGGTAATAGATTGTCATTGGAGCCTGATCACTTAGCTCGTAAGGAGAGAGTCAAGAGACGTAATCAGAACAATTAA
- a CDS encoding L-erythro-3,5-diaminohexanoate dehydrogenase — protein MAQKKGNRYGTHRVIDPVGVLPQPANKIDNNMDEIYDNEILINVQTLNIDSASFTQIQEQAGGDEKKIAEIMMDIVEKQGKHRNPVTGSGGMLLGTVEKIGDALKGKIDLNVGDKIATLVSLSLTPLRIDKIKAIRADADQVDIEGKAILFESGIYAKVPTDLPEKLVLSALDVAGAPAQVAKLVRPGDTVMIIGAGGKSGMLCAYEAKKRAGVTGKVIGLCYPESSTQRMKKLGFCDEVFTADARQAVAVMEKVEELTNGEMCDVTINNVNVTDTEMTSILCTKNTGTVYFFSMATSFTKASLGAEGVGSDVTMIMGNGYTKGHSEITLQEFRENEELRKVFTELYA, from the coding sequence ATGGCTCAGAAGAAAGGAAATAGATATGGTACACATAGGGTCATTGATCCTGTAGGAGTGTTACCACAACCAGCAAATAAAATTGATAATAACATGGATGAGATCTATGATAATGAGATTCTCATCAATGTACAGACTTTGAATATAGACTCAGCTAGCTTCACTCAGATCCAAGAACAGGCAGGTGGTGATGAAAAGAAAATTGCTGAGATCATGATGGACATCGTCGAGAAGCAAGGAAAGCATCGTAACCCTGTTACTGGTTCGGGCGGTATGCTTCTTGGAACAGTCGAGAAGATTGGAGATGCTCTTAAAGGAAAAATAGACTTAAATGTAGGTGATAAGATTGCTACTCTAGTGTCATTATCACTCACTCCTCTTAGGATAGACAAAATCAAAGCGATTAGAGCAGATGCTGACCAAGTAGATATTGAGGGTAAGGCAATCCTATTCGAGAGTGGTATCTATGCGAAGGTGCCTACAGATCTTCCTGAAAAACTAGTGCTATCAGCATTGGATGTAGCGGGAGCTCCTGCTCAGGTAGCTAAGTTGGTCCGTCCTGGAGATACTGTGATGATCATTGGGGCTGGTGGCAAGAGCGGTATGTTGTGTGCATACGAAGCTAAAAAGCGTGCTGGCGTTACTGGTAAGGTGATAGGTCTTTGCTATCCTGAAAGTAGTACTCAGCGTATGAAGAAATTGGGCTTCTGCGACGAAGTCTTTACTGCAGATGCTAGACAAGCTGTAGCTGTAATGGAGAAAGTGGAAGAGCTGACCAATGGTGAAATGTGTGATGTGACTATTAACAACGTCAATGTCACTGATACCGAAATGACCAGTATCTTATGTACTAAGAATACCGGAACTGTTTATTTCTTCTCTATGGCAACAAGTTTCACTAAGGCTTCACTTGGAGCTGAGGGTGTTGGAAGTGACGTTACCATGATTATGGGTAATGGGTACACGAAGGGGCATTCTGAGATTACGCTCCAGGAGTTCCGTGAAAATGAAGAATTAAGAAAGGTGTTCACAGAGCTTTATGCATAA
- a CDS encoding 3-keto-5-aminohexanoate cleavage protein, which produces MEKLIITAAICGAEVTKEHNPAVPYTVEEMVREAKLAYEAGAAVLHVHARDDNGVSTQSKERYKEIIDAILKEIPDVIIIPSTGGAVGMTADERLQPTELMPEMATLDCGTCNFGDEVFENTLPMMRDFGKRMLENNIKPEYECFEIGHLETVLKMAEKGEVPGHPMQFNFVLGVPGSGSASIGNLLWLVQNIPAGSTWTATGIGRQEMPLAAHAIAMGGHVRVGFEDNIYISKGVLAKSNAELVEKVVRIAKELGREIATPADARRILSLPQR; this is translated from the coding sequence ATGGAGAAGTTAATAATAACAGCTGCTATATGTGGTGCTGAGGTAACTAAAGAGCATAATCCTGCAGTACCCTATACAGTTGAGGAGATGGTGAGAGAAGCTAAGTTAGCTTACGAGGCAGGTGCTGCTGTATTGCACGTGCATGCTCGTGATGATAATGGCGTTTCTACTCAATCAAAAGAGCGTTATAAGGAGATTATAGATGCGATCCTAAAAGAGATCCCTGATGTGATTATCATTCCTTCTACTGGAGGAGCTGTAGGTATGACAGCTGATGAGCGACTACAGCCTACTGAGCTGATGCCTGAAATGGCGACTCTTGATTGTGGTACATGCAACTTTGGCGATGAGGTTTTTGAAAATACCTTGCCTATGATGCGTGACTTCGGTAAGAGGATGTTGGAGAATAACATTAAGCCTGAGTATGAGTGCTTTGAGATAGGCCACCTCGAAACCGTTTTGAAGATGGCTGAAAAGGGCGAAGTACCAGGACATCCAATGCAGTTTAATTTTGTACTTGGTGTGCCAGGATCAGGTAGTGCATCAATCGGTAATCTACTATGGTTGGTACAAAATATCCCTGCTGGCTCTACATGGACCGCTACGGGTATCGGTAGGCAAGAGATGCCTTTGGCTGCTCATGCTATAGCCATGGGCGGACATGTGAGAGTGGGATTTGAGGATAATATTTATATCTCAAAAGGTGTATTGGCAAAATCTAATGCAGAACTAGTAGAGAAAGTAGTTCGTATCGCTAAAGAGTTGGGACGTGAGATCGCAACTCCAGCTGATGCTCGTAGAATCCTTTCTCTTCCTCAGCGTTAA
- a CDS encoding hotdog fold domain-containing protein encodes MSDKNAKSLIRLRMSQADAHYGGNLVDGARMLQLFGDVATELLIINDGDEGLFVAYDEVEFKAPVFAGDYIEAEGEIVSVGNSSRKMVFEARKVIKPRTDISDSAADVLDEPIVVCRAKGTCVVPKACQRKNK; translated from the coding sequence ATGAGTGATAAAAATGCTAAGTCTTTAATTCGTCTTAGAATGTCTCAAGCTGATGCCCACTATGGCGGTAATCTAGTAGATGGTGCACGTATGCTTCAGCTCTTTGGTGACGTTGCTACTGAGTTGCTAATCATTAATGATGGCGATGAGGGGCTCTTCGTTGCGTACGATGAAGTAGAGTTTAAGGCACCTGTCTTTGCGGGCGATTATATTGAGGCTGAAGGTGAGATTGTGAGCGTAGGTAATTCATCAAGAAAGATGGTTTTTGAAGCTCGTAAAGTGATTAAGCCTCGTACTGATATAAGCGATTCTGCGGCTGATGTTTTGGATGAGCCGATTGTGGTGTGTCGTGCTAAGGGTACTTGTGTAGTGCCAAAGGCATGTCAGAGAAAGAATAAATAA
- a CDS encoding CoA transferase subunit A, translated as MSKTISKSVLSEKFFDGMTVMIGGFLANGTPERIVDALVESGVKDLTMIVNDTSYPDRGCGRLIANKQVKKLIVSHIGTNPKTAEQMNSGELEIEFSPQGSLAERVRAGGHGIGGVLTTTGLSTDVEKGKRIIEVDGVSYLLETPLRADFAFIKGSIGDEYGNLVYKGTTKNFQPLMAMAADTVVAEIEEKVAVGEISPEAIHTSGIFVDYILE; from the coding sequence ATGAGTAAGACTATTTCAAAGTCCGTTCTATCTGAGAAGTTTTTTGATGGAATGACTGTAATGATTGGTGGATTCCTCGCAAATGGGACTCCTGAACGTATTGTTGACGCATTGGTGGAAAGTGGTGTGAAAGACTTGACTATGATTGTTAATGACACATCGTATCCTGATCGTGGTTGTGGTAGATTGATTGCCAATAAGCAAGTGAAAAAGCTTATTGTGTCTCACATCGGTACAAATCCTAAGACCGCAGAGCAGATGAATAGTGGTGAGCTGGAGATTGAGTTTTCACCACAAGGTTCTCTTGCTGAAAGAGTAAGAGCAGGTGGTCATGGTATAGGTGGTGTTCTTACTACTACTGGGCTATCTACTGATGTTGAAAAAGGTAAGCGGATCATTGAAGTGGATGGTGTCTCATATTTATTAGAAACACCTCTTCGTGCTGACTTTGCCTTTATTAAGGGGAGCATAGGTGACGAGTATGGTAACCTAGTCTATAAGGGAACGACAAAGAACTTCCAGCCTCTAATGGCGATGGCTGCTGATACTGTAGTAGCTGAGATAGAGGAGAAGGTAGCAGTAGGTGAGATTAGCCCTGAGGCTATCCATACTTCTGGAATCTTTGTGGACTATATTCTTGAATAA
- a CDS encoding fibronectin type III domain-containing protein, protein MRKLLIILSLLVWSFSSIKAQENLWPNPGFEETEEYWGEMKFVRWAMGGRAITEFNFAKEAHSGNRALIIYPTAVQSLNIFDEKEEEIQSYPCKVGDRFTLSYWHKGDLDIETLEVTIRLYDADNKINPFLEKRLPGSKVLTKPDWTEHKVSFTIQASDIPAEKKLDHFDVILTTSNKFNSPQYIIVDDFKLVAESTTPDLILDAPVFEEVRTYEHEIELAWQGHEDNTVSWEVVINDEAPIPTTTPEYLMYGLDEGTDFKVKVCAVKGNVKSPFSEEKVVRTKPIAKGKDDVDRLPHLRTLAPDGSVQKQSIELFYNDLYNHKDAIITYTVDGNPIAPDGCILKLPKKGTQVLEIRIEESPTHIWELIYQLNVFN, encoded by the coding sequence ATGAGAAAATTATTAATAATACTAAGCCTATTAGTCTGGAGCTTTTCAAGCATAAAGGCTCAAGAAAATCTTTGGCCTAATCCTGGATTTGAGGAAACTGAGGAGTACTGGGGAGAAATGAAATTTGTAAGATGGGCTATGGGTGGCCGAGCCATCACAGAATTTAATTTTGCTAAGGAGGCTCACTCAGGTAATAGGGCACTTATCATTTATCCCACTGCGGTACAATCCCTGAACATCTTCGATGAGAAAGAGGAAGAGATCCAGTCCTATCCCTGTAAGGTTGGGGATCGCTTTACATTATCATATTGGCATAAAGGCGATTTGGATATAGAAACGCTGGAGGTCACTATCCGATTGTATGATGCTGATAATAAAATTAATCCTTTTTTGGAAAAGAGACTTCCTGGCTCTAAGGTATTAACTAAGCCTGATTGGACTGAGCATAAAGTATCATTTACCATTCAGGCAAGCGATATTCCAGCGGAGAAGAAGCTCGACCACTTTGATGTCATCCTAACGACTTCTAATAAATTTAATAGCCCTCAATATATCATAGTGGATGACTTTAAACTGGTGGCAGAATCTACCACGCCAGATTTGATCCTAGATGCTCCAGTTTTTGAGGAGGTCAGAACGTATGAGCATGAGATCGAATTAGCTTGGCAAGGTCATGAAGATAATACTGTGTCCTGGGAGGTGGTTATCAATGATGAAGCTCCTATCCCTACCACAACGCCAGAATATTTAATGTATGGTCTTGATGAAGGGACTGATTTTAAAGTGAAAGTTTGTGCAGTGAAGGGAAATGTCAAGTCTCCATTTAGTGAGGAGAAAGTGGTCAGGACTAAACCTATTGCTAAGGGCAAGGACGATGTCGATCGTCTCCCACACCTGCGTACTCTAGCACCTGATGGATCGGTTCAAAAACAAAGCATAGAGCTTTTTTACAATGACCTATATAATCATAAAGATGCGATCATTACCTATACGGTAGACGGTAATCCTATAGCACCTGATGGATGTATCTTGAAGTTACCTAAGAAGGGTACTCAAGTGCTTGAGATTCGAATCGAAGAGAGCCCAACACATATATGGGAGCTAATCTATCAACTAAATGTTTTCAACTAA